The following are encoded together in the Nocardioides sp. Arc9.136 genome:
- a CDS encoding VOC family protein — MHPSWLSAFLDLAPDELERGLAHWAAVTGYGVSTTRGDDGEFATLLPADGDDHLRVQRLGEGPSRIHLDLHVAEVGPAVERAVAEGATLVRSGDYAVLRSPGGLPFCFVTHRAVVRPAPVDWGGHTSAVDQVCLDVPPRLHDAELAFWSAVTGWPVQSSGSEFHRLTRPPQLPLQVLVQRLDDDQEQVTAHLDLATTDRAAETARHVALGAEVAGVHEEWTVLRPPVGPAYCITDRVPDVPPPA; from the coding sequence GTGCACCCGTCCTGGCTCAGCGCGTTCCTCGACCTGGCCCCCGACGAGCTCGAGCGCGGGCTCGCCCACTGGGCGGCCGTCACCGGCTACGGGGTCTCCACCACCCGCGGCGACGATGGCGAGTTCGCCACGCTGCTGCCCGCCGACGGCGACGACCACCTGCGGGTCCAGCGCCTCGGCGAGGGTCCCTCCCGCATCCACCTCGACCTCCACGTGGCCGAGGTCGGCCCGGCCGTCGAGCGTGCGGTCGCCGAGGGTGCGACGCTCGTGCGGTCGGGGGACTACGCCGTCCTCCGCTCGCCCGGAGGGCTGCCGTTCTGCTTCGTCACCCACCGTGCGGTGGTGCGACCCGCACCGGTCGACTGGGGCGGGCACACCTCGGCGGTCGACCAGGTGTGCCTGGACGTGCCGCCGCGGCTGCACGACGCGGAGCTCGCCTTCTGGTCGGCGGTGACCGGCTGGCCGGTGCAGTCGTCGGGCTCGGAGTTCCACCGGCTCACGCGCCCGCCGCAGCTCCCGCTCCAGGTCCTCGTCCAGCGCCTCGACGACGACCAGGAGCAGGTCACCGCGCACCTCGACCTCGCCACCACCGACCGGGCCGCCGAGACCGCGCGGCACGTCGCCCTCGGCGCGGAGGTGGCGGGCGTCCACGAGGAGTGGACCGTGCTGCGGCCGCCCGTGGGGCCGGCGTACTGCATCACCGACCGCGTGCCCGACGTGCCGCCGCCGGCCTGA
- a CDS encoding AarF/ABC1/UbiB kinase family protein → MTELPRKAVARTARLAALPLGFAGRNALGLGKRLGGRPAETVMTEIQQRTAEQLFRTLGELKGGAMKFGQALSVLEAALPDELAGPYREQLTLLQDSAPPMPTSTVREALARDLGPGWREQLVWLDGGPTAAASIGQVHRGRWHDGREVAVKVQYPGAGDALRSDLRQLARLARTVGSVVPGVDIKPLVAELQARAVDELDYRLEAEAQQVYADAFAGDPDIAVPGVVAVGETVLVTEWLESESSLAAVIAGGTREDRDRFGELFARFLFAGPERTGMLHADPHPGNFRVVRDPDGGPARMGVLDYGAVARLETQGLPEAMGTLIRLAAAGDTQGLVEGLRAEGFLRPGIQVDPELVLEYLAPFVEPTQVERFRFSREWMREQFQRINDPRSPTYTLAMKLNLPPSYLLIHRTWLGGIGVLSQLEAEAPFRAILEEHLPGFAG, encoded by the coding sequence ATGACCGAGCTCCCGCGCAAGGCGGTCGCCCGCACCGCTCGGCTGGCGGCCCTGCCGCTCGGCTTCGCCGGGCGCAACGCACTCGGGCTGGGCAAGCGCCTCGGCGGCCGGCCGGCCGAGACGGTGATGACCGAGATCCAGCAGCGCACGGCCGAGCAGCTCTTCCGCACCCTCGGCGAGCTCAAGGGCGGGGCGATGAAGTTCGGGCAAGCGCTCTCGGTGCTCGAGGCGGCCCTGCCCGACGAGCTCGCCGGTCCCTACCGCGAGCAGCTCACCCTGCTGCAGGACTCCGCTCCCCCGATGCCCACCTCCACCGTCCGAGAGGCGCTCGCCCGGGACCTCGGCCCCGGCTGGCGCGAGCAGCTGGTCTGGCTCGACGGCGGGCCGACCGCGGCCGCCTCCATCGGCCAGGTCCACCGCGGCCGCTGGCACGACGGGCGCGAGGTCGCGGTCAAGGTGCAGTACCCCGGCGCCGGCGACGCCCTCCGCTCCGACCTGCGCCAGCTCGCGCGGCTCGCCCGCACCGTGGGCTCGGTCGTGCCCGGCGTCGACATCAAGCCGCTGGTCGCCGAGCTGCAGGCGCGCGCGGTCGACGAGCTCGACTACCGGCTCGAGGCGGAGGCGCAGCAGGTGTACGCCGACGCGTTCGCCGGCGACCCCGACATCGCGGTCCCGGGCGTGGTCGCCGTCGGCGAGACCGTCCTGGTCACCGAGTGGCTCGAGAGCGAGTCGTCCCTCGCGGCCGTCATCGCCGGGGGCACCCGGGAGGACCGCGACCGCTTCGGCGAGCTGTTCGCCCGCTTCCTCTTCGCCGGGCCCGAGCGCACCGGCATGCTGCACGCCGACCCGCACCCCGGGAACTTCCGCGTCGTCCGGGACCCCGACGGCGGACCGGCGAGGATGGGCGTGCTCGACTACGGCGCCGTCGCCCGGCTGGAGACCCAGGGCCTGCCGGAGGCCATGGGCACGCTGATCCGGCTCGCCGCGGCCGGCGACACCCAGGGACTGGTCGAGGGCCTGCGCGCGGAGGGCTTCCTGCGCCCCGGCATCCAGGTCGACCCCGAGCTGGTGCTGGAGTACCTCGCGCCGTTCGTCGAGCCGACCCAGGTCGAGCGGTTCCGGTTCTCCCGGGAGTGGATGCGCGAGCAGTTCCAGCGGATCAACGACCCCCGCTCCCCGACGTACACGCTGGCGATGAAGCTGAACCTGCCGCCGTCGTACCTGCTCATCCACCGCACCTGGCTGGGTGGGATCGGGGTGCTCAGCCAGCTCGAGGCCGAGGCGCCGTTCCGCGCGATCCTGGAGGAGCACCTGCCCGGGTTCGCCGGCTGA
- a CDS encoding SigE family RNA polymerase sigma factor — MTGRRDRTDEGFTEFAVAARGRLRRTAYLMCGDWDRASDHVQEALVRVYTNWPRLERQGGEMAYARRAVVSAFLDASRRRSSRERPVEADVTLASGEDVAAAVTDRAALMAALGRLPRRQRACVVLRYFEDLDVRETAAVLGCREGTVKSQTARGIASLRDMFESASSDELAIPGTRRYP; from the coding sequence GTGACCGGGCGACGGGACCGCACCGACGAGGGGTTCACCGAGTTCGCGGTGGCCGCCCGCGGCCGGCTCCGACGTACGGCGTACCTCATGTGCGGCGACTGGGACCGGGCCTCCGACCACGTCCAGGAGGCGCTGGTCCGGGTCTACACGAACTGGCCCCGCCTGGAGCGGCAGGGCGGCGAGATGGCCTACGCGCGGCGCGCGGTGGTCAGCGCGTTCCTGGACGCGAGCCGGCGCCGCTCGAGCCGGGAGAGACCGGTGGAGGCCGACGTCACCCTGGCGTCGGGTGAGGACGTCGCCGCCGCGGTCACCGACCGGGCGGCGCTGATGGCGGCCCTCGGCCGGTTGCCGCGGCGGCAACGGGCCTGCGTCGTCCTGCGGTACTTCGAGGACCTCGACGTCCGCGAGACCGCGGCGGTCCTCGGCTGCCGCGAGGGCACGGTCAAGAGCCAGACCGCCCGAGGCATCGCCTCGCTGCGCGACATGTTCGAGAGCGCGTCGTCCGACGAGCTCGCCATCCCCGGCACCCGGAGGTACCCGTGA
- the msrA gene encoding peptide-methionine (S)-S-oxide reductase MsrA: protein MFFARKQTQLIDAEQTLPGRTERWFDLTDKHLVLGTPVVTDEAPAGLEVAVFGLGCFWGAEEIYWQQPGVWSTSVGYAGGTTPHPSYEEVCSGATNHTEAVRVVFDPAVVSYADLVKIFFEVHDPTQGMRQGNDVGTQYRSALYFTSPEQERVARELTEVYGAELRRRGLGEITTEIREVPTYYYAEDVHQQYLAKNPHGYRCHANTGVKFPQTA, encoded by the coding sequence GTGTTCTTCGCCCGCAAGCAGACCCAGCTGATCGACGCCGAGCAGACGCTGCCCGGACGCACCGAGCGCTGGTTCGACCTGACCGACAAGCACCTGGTGCTGGGCACGCCGGTCGTGACCGACGAGGCGCCGGCCGGCCTCGAGGTGGCGGTCTTCGGGCTCGGCTGCTTCTGGGGCGCCGAGGAGATCTACTGGCAGCAGCCCGGCGTGTGGTCGACGTCGGTCGGGTACGCCGGCGGCACGACGCCGCACCCGTCGTACGAGGAGGTGTGCTCGGGCGCGACGAACCACACCGAGGCCGTGCGCGTCGTCTTCGACCCCGCGGTCGTCTCCTACGCCGACCTGGTCAAGATCTTCTTCGAGGTCCACGACCCGACCCAGGGCATGCGCCAGGGCAACGACGTGGGCACGCAGTACCGCTCGGCGCTGTACTTCACCAGCCCCGAGCAGGAGCGGGTCGCCCGCGAGCTGACCGAGGTGTACGGCGCCGAGCTGCGCCGCCGCGGGCTGGGCGAGATCACCACCGAGATCCGCGAGGTCCCGACGTACTACTACGCCGAGGACGTGCACCAGCAGTACCTCGCGAAGAACCCGCACGGCTACCGCTGCCACGCCAACACCGGCGTGAAGTTCCCGCAGACCGCCTGA
- a CDS encoding cystathionine gamma-synthase: protein MSEQQQKAGFETRAIHAGYEPDAATGAVIPPIYATSTYKQDGVGGLRGGYEYSRSGNPTRTALEGNIAALEEGERGFAFASGLAAEDTLVRSALKAGDHVVFPDDAYGGTHRLFDKVVKVWGVDHTTAAVSDVDAVRAAIEPGRTKMVWIETPTNPLLNIADIEALAGVAHEAGALLVVDNTFASPYLQQPLTLGADVVVHSTTKYCGGHSDVVGGALVVRDLELAESIAFHQNAMGSVAGPFDSWLVLRGLKTLALRMERHCDNAERVVEFLSSHPDVTQVIYPGLEEHPGHATASRQMKRYGGMVSFRVAGGEQQALQVCERARVFTLGESLGGVESLIEHPGRMTHASVAGTDLEVPADLVRLSVGIETAEDLVADLAQALGTRG, encoded by the coding sequence GTGAGCGAACAGCAGCAGAAGGCAGGGTTCGAGACGCGGGCGATCCACGCGGGCTACGAGCCCGACGCCGCGACCGGTGCGGTCATCCCGCCCATCTACGCGACGTCGACGTACAAGCAGGACGGCGTGGGAGGACTGCGCGGCGGCTACGAGTACAGCCGGTCCGGCAACCCCACGCGCACCGCGCTGGAGGGCAACATCGCCGCGCTGGAGGAGGGGGAGCGAGGCTTCGCGTTCGCCTCCGGCCTCGCGGCCGAGGACACCCTCGTGCGCTCGGCGCTCAAGGCCGGCGACCACGTGGTCTTCCCCGACGACGCCTACGGCGGCACGCACCGCCTCTTCGACAAGGTCGTCAAGGTCTGGGGCGTCGACCACACCACCGCGGCGGTCTCCGACGTCGACGCGGTCCGCGCCGCGATCGAGCCGGGCCGCACGAAGATGGTCTGGATCGAGACGCCGACCAACCCGCTGCTCAACATCGCCGACATCGAGGCGCTCGCCGGTGTGGCGCACGAGGCGGGCGCGCTCCTCGTCGTCGACAACACCTTCGCCTCGCCGTACCTCCAGCAGCCGCTCACGCTCGGCGCGGACGTGGTCGTGCACTCGACGACGAAGTACTGCGGCGGCCACTCCGACGTCGTCGGCGGTGCGCTCGTCGTCCGCGACCTCGAGCTGGCCGAGAGCATCGCCTTCCACCAGAACGCCATGGGCTCGGTGGCCGGCCCGTTCGACTCCTGGCTGGTGCTGCGCGGGCTGAAGACGCTCGCCCTGCGGATGGAGCGGCACTGCGACAACGCCGAGCGGGTCGTGGAGTTCCTCAGCAGCCACCCCGACGTGACGCAGGTGATCTACCCCGGCCTCGAGGAGCACCCGGGCCACGCGACCGCCAGCAGGCAGATGAAGCGGTACGGCGGCATGGTGTCCTTCCGCGTCGCCGGCGGCGAGCAGCAGGCGCTCCAGGTCTGCGAGCGCGCCCGGGTATTCACCCTCGGTGAGTCCCTCGGCGGCGTCGAGTCGCTCATCGAGCACCCGGGCCGGATGACCCACGCGAGCGTCGCGGGCACCGATCTCGAGGTCCCCGCGGACTTGGTCCGCCTCAGCGTCGGCATCGAGACCGCCGAGGACCTGGTCGCCGACCTGGCCCAGGCGCTCGGGACGCGCGGCTAG
- a CDS encoding AI-2E family transporter, whose translation MDEQPGKGPAESPDSGPAAGPPAGTAGGGGRERAEQEHRRRLALRLPRIADDDDGLAQRLAQQWAQMRVDRRPAPAPIPTGPSNFSRAQVPWGVDLAAAWAWRLLVICAASYLLLRLVGFFSVISIPLAVALLVAALVSPIVAGLHRLGLPRGLASISVVIGGLGLVALLLTFAGQQVATGATDLADQTVKGLGEIKTWLKDGPLNASDSQINDYIDATQQAITEGSRNGGVVSQVSEVGSAVTHVFAGFFIVLFATYFFLADGERIWAFLVRIAPRAAREHVDSSGRVAWVSLTQFVRATVIVALVDAIGIAIVAAVLGVPFVLAIGVLVFLGSFVPMIGATIAGSVAVLVALVDQGPITALLMLAGVIVVQQVEGHVLQPFLLGRWVSVHPLAVIVAIACGVVVAGVAGALVAVPLAAAGNAVVAHLAANTAPDADPVEELQEDYEETGAQVEVPEDPESPL comes from the coding sequence GTGGACGAGCAGCCGGGCAAGGGCCCCGCAGAGAGCCCGGACAGCGGTCCGGCGGCAGGCCCGCCGGCGGGCACGGCGGGAGGCGGCGGCCGGGAGCGGGCCGAGCAGGAGCACCGCCGGCGCCTGGCGCTGCGGCTGCCGCGGATCGCCGACGACGACGACGGGCTCGCGCAGCGGCTCGCCCAGCAGTGGGCGCAGATGCGCGTGGACCGCCGCCCGGCGCCGGCGCCGATCCCGACCGGGCCGTCGAACTTCTCGCGGGCCCAAGTGCCCTGGGGCGTCGACCTCGCTGCGGCGTGGGCCTGGCGGCTGCTGGTCATCTGTGCGGCCAGCTACCTGCTGCTGCGGCTGGTCGGGTTCTTCTCGGTCATCAGCATCCCGCTCGCGGTGGCGCTGCTCGTCGCCGCGCTGGTCTCGCCGATCGTGGCGGGCCTGCACCGCCTCGGCCTGCCGCGGGGGCTGGCGTCGATCTCGGTGGTCATCGGCGGGCTCGGGCTGGTGGCGCTGCTGCTGACCTTCGCCGGGCAGCAGGTCGCCACGGGCGCGACCGACCTCGCCGACCAGACCGTCAAGGGGCTCGGCGAGATCAAGACCTGGCTCAAGGACGGGCCGCTCAACGCCAGCGACAGCCAGATCAACGACTACATCGACGCCACGCAGCAGGCGATCACCGAGGGCTCGCGCAACGGCGGGGTCGTCTCGCAGGTCAGCGAGGTCGGCTCGGCGGTCACCCACGTGTTCGCCGGCTTCTTCATCGTGCTGTTCGCGACGTACTTCTTCCTGGCCGACGGCGAGCGGATCTGGGCGTTCCTCGTCCGGATCGCGCCCCGCGCCGCCCGCGAGCACGTCGACAGCTCCGGCCGCGTCGCCTGGGTCTCGCTGACCCAGTTCGTGCGGGCGACGGTGATCGTCGCGCTCGTGGACGCCATCGGCATCGCGATCGTCGCCGCGGTGCTGGGCGTCCCGTTCGTGCTGGCAATCGGCGTGCTGGTCTTCCTCGGCTCGTTCGTCCCGATGATCGGTGCGACCATAGCCGGCTCGGTGGCGGTGCTGGTCGCGCTGGTCGACCAGGGACCCATCACCGCGCTGCTCATGCTCGCCGGCGTGATCGTGGTCCAGCAGGTCGAGGGACACGTGCTGCAGCCGTTCCTGCTCGGTCGCTGGGTCTCGGTCCACCCGCTGGCGGTCATCGTCGCCATCGCCTGCGGCGTCGTCGTCGCCGGCGTCGCCGGTGCCCTGGTCGCCGTGCCGCTCGCCGCCGCCGGCAACGCGGTGGTCGCCCACCTGGCCGCCAACACCGCGCCCGACGCGGATCCCGTCGAGGAGCTGCAGGAGGACTACGAGGAGACCGGTGCCCAGGTCGAGGTGCCGGAGGACCCGGAGAGCCCGCTGTGA
- the ilvA gene encoding threonine ammonia-lyase has protein sequence MTTGPVSLAEIEAARELLEGVAVRTPMEESRWLSDLAGGPVLLKCENLQRTGSFKARGAYVRIARLSEEERARGVVAASAGNHAQGVALAARMLGTKATVFMPEGAPINKEKATRGYGAEVVFEGRFLEESLVAARRFEAETGAVLIHPFDHADIVVGQATAGLEVLEQAPEVRTVLVPTGGGGLLAGIAMAVKAARPDVRVVGVQAAGAAAYPASLEQGRPVALETMKTMADGIAVGLPGDLTFAAVRDHVDEIRTVSEDSLSRALLALVERAKMVVEPAGAAAVAALLDDPAGFPTPAVAVLSGGNIDPLLLGKVIRHGMAAAGRYVNLTLTIPDVPGGLAQLLVEVSAAGANVLEVVHERISPTLHLDEVEVHLQLETRGAPHAERVVARLRERGYRVAEGRS, from the coding sequence GTGACCACCGGGCCCGTCTCCCTCGCCGAGATCGAGGCCGCCCGCGAGCTGCTCGAGGGCGTGGCCGTGCGCACGCCGATGGAGGAGTCGCGCTGGCTCTCCGACCTCGCCGGGGGGCCGGTGCTGCTCAAGTGCGAGAACCTGCAGCGCACCGGGTCCTTCAAGGCCCGCGGCGCCTACGTCCGGATCGCGCGGCTCTCCGAGGAGGAGCGCGCCCGCGGCGTGGTCGCGGCCTCGGCCGGCAACCACGCCCAGGGCGTGGCGCTGGCCGCGCGGATGCTCGGCACCAAGGCCACCGTCTTCATGCCCGAGGGCGCCCCGATCAACAAGGAGAAGGCGACCCGCGGGTACGGCGCGGAAGTGGTGTTCGAGGGCCGCTTCCTCGAGGAGTCGCTGGTCGCGGCCCGCCGCTTCGAGGCCGAGACCGGTGCGGTGCTCATCCACCCCTTCGACCACGCCGACATCGTGGTCGGGCAGGCCACGGCCGGGCTCGAGGTCCTCGAGCAGGCGCCCGAGGTGCGGACCGTGCTGGTGCCGACCGGTGGCGGGGGACTGCTGGCCGGGATCGCGATGGCGGTCAAGGCGGCCCGGCCCGACGTCCGCGTCGTCGGCGTCCAGGCGGCCGGCGCCGCGGCGTACCCCGCCTCGCTGGAACAGGGCCGGCCGGTCGCCCTGGAGACGATGAAGACGATGGCCGACGGCATCGCGGTCGGACTGCCCGGCGACCTCACCTTCGCCGCCGTCCGCGACCACGTCGACGAGATCCGGACGGTCTCGGAGGACTCGCTATCGCGCGCCCTCCTCGCGCTGGTCGAGCGGGCCAAGATGGTCGTCGAGCCCGCCGGTGCCGCCGCCGTGGCGGCGCTGCTCGACGACCCGGCCGGCTTCCCGACGCCCGCGGTCGCGGTGCTCTCCGGCGGCAACATCGACCCCCTCCTGCTGGGCAAGGTGATCCGGCACGGCATGGCCGCCGCCGGTCGCTACGTCAACCTGACGCTGACGATCCCCGACGTCCCCGGCGGCCTCGCCCAGCTCCTGGTCGAGGTCAGCGCCGCGGGCGCGAACGTCCTCGAGGTCGTGCACGAGCGGATCTCGCCCACCCTGCACCTCGACGAGGTCGAGGTGCACCTCCAGCTGGAGACCCGGGGCGCGCCGCACGCCGAGCGGGTGGTCGCCCGGCTCCGCGAGCGCGGCTACCGCGTCGCCGAGGGTCGCTCCTGA
- the greA gene encoding transcription elongation factor GreA, which yields MTQSTEQGTVWLTQDAHDKLAAELENLKGPVRQEVIERIAAARDEGDLKENGGYHAAREEQGRVEGRIRQLEDMLRRAEIGETPPDDGIVEPGMIVTYKFVGDDDDETETFLLGAREIEPEGLTVYSPQSPLGSAINGKKKGDTVAYEAPNGKTLEVVIVDATPYTG from the coding sequence ATGACCCAGTCGACCGAGCAGGGCACCGTCTGGCTGACCCAGGACGCCCACGACAAGCTCGCGGCCGAGCTCGAGAACCTCAAGGGCCCCGTCCGCCAGGAGGTCATCGAGCGGATCGCCGCCGCCCGCGACGAGGGCGATCTGAAGGAGAACGGCGGCTACCACGCCGCCCGTGAGGAGCAGGGTCGCGTCGAGGGCCGGATCCGGCAGCTCGAGGACATGCTGCGCCGCGCCGAGATCGGCGAGACGCCTCCCGACGACGGCATCGTCGAGCCCGGCATGATCGTGACCTACAAGTTCGTCGGCGACGACGACGACGAGACCGAGACGTTCCTCCTCGGTGCCCGCGAGATCGAGCCCGAAGGCCTCACGGTGTACTCCCCGCAGTCGCCGCTCGGCTCGGCGATCAACGGCAAGAAGAAGGGCGACACCGTCGCCTACGAGGCGCCGAACGGCAAGACCCTCGAGGTCGTCATCGTCGACGCCACGCCGTACACCGGCTGA